The Trueperaceae bacterium genome has a window encoding:
- a CDS encoding glycine betaine/L-proline ABC transporter ATP-binding protein, which produces MPTDPVKRDAHPSQPPGAPVGRTVAAAQTASAPPKIACRSLTKVFGARPERVVEFLAAGGTKEEAQARFGNAVGVYDVDLSVRAGETFVLMGLSGSGKSTLLRLLNLLHEPTAGRVLVDGVDLTDLARGELLKMRRAKFSGMVFQQFAILPHRSVLDNVRFGLEVQRLPLAEQRRRALEAIELVGLAGWEGSLPAQLSGGMQQRVGLARSLAMDADILLMDEAFSALDPLIRREMQDELVELQARVNKTIVFVTHDLDEALKLGDRIAIMRSGRVVQMGGAEEIITAPADDYVEAFVAGVDRTGVLTARSIMQPVKATAHVGDGPHTALTKMRRFGLSGLLVIDRERRVQGYASSEAVIAQLGRAGSAPSAEAPEGAVPDRLPMAPALTVGLDTSLAELIAAAAGSSEPIAVVDEGRRLRGVVVKGAILAALASEPPVGTATTAPVGVPGSNTVDAGSTGGASSQVRGPAGRGAGKGAAGAA; this is translated from the coding sequence ATGCCAACCGACCCCGTCAAACGGGACGCTCACCCGAGCCAGCCGCCAGGTGCTCCTGTCGGCCGTACCGTCGCCGCAGCGCAGACCGCCTCCGCCCCACCCAAGATCGCGTGCCGCTCCCTGACCAAGGTCTTCGGCGCCAGGCCCGAGCGGGTCGTCGAGTTCCTGGCCGCCGGGGGCACGAAGGAGGAGGCGCAGGCGCGCTTCGGGAACGCCGTCGGCGTGTACGACGTCGACCTGAGCGTGAGGGCCGGCGAGACCTTCGTCCTGATGGGCCTGTCCGGGAGCGGCAAGTCGACGCTCCTGCGCCTGCTCAACCTGCTGCACGAGCCGACGGCAGGGCGGGTGCTCGTCGACGGGGTGGACCTGACCGACCTGGCGCGCGGTGAGCTCCTGAAGATGCGCCGCGCGAAGTTCAGCGGGATGGTCTTCCAACAGTTCGCGATCCTGCCGCACCGCAGCGTCCTCGACAACGTGCGCTTCGGCTTGGAGGTGCAGAGGCTGCCGCTGGCCGAACAGCGCCGCCGAGCGCTCGAGGCGATCGAGCTGGTCGGCCTGGCGGGCTGGGAAGGGAGCCTGCCCGCCCAGCTCTCGGGCGGCATGCAGCAGCGCGTCGGCCTCGCGCGTTCGCTCGCCATGGACGCGGACATCCTCCTCATGGACGAGGCGTTCAGCGCGCTCGACCCCCTGATCCGCCGCGAGATGCAAGACGAGCTCGTCGAGCTCCAGGCGCGCGTGAACAAGACCATCGTGTTCGTGACGCACGACCTGGACGAGGCCCTCAAGCTCGGCGACCGCATCGCGATCATGCGCTCCGGGCGCGTGGTGCAGATGGGCGGGGCGGAGGAGATCATCACAGCGCCGGCCGACGACTACGTTGAGGCGTTCGTGGCCGGCGTCGACCGCACGGGCGTCCTGACGGCGCGGAGCATCATGCAGCCCGTCAAGGCCACCGCCCACGTTGGCGATGGGCCGCACACGGCGCTCACCAAGATGCGGCGCTTCGGCCTCTCCGGGCTGCTCGTCATCGACCGCGAGCGCCGCGTGCAGGGCTACGCCTCGAGCGAGGCCGTGATCGCGCAGCTCGGCCGGGCGGGCTCGGCCCCTTCGGCGGAAGCGCCCGAGGGGGCCGTCCCGGACCGGCTGCCGATGGCTCCGGCCCTCACGGTCGGCCTCGACACCAGTCTCGCGGAGCTCATCGCCGCCGCGGCCGGCAGCAGCGAACCTATCGCCGTCGTCGACGAGGGGAGGAGACTGCGCGGGGTGGTCGTGAAGGGCGCCATCCTCGCCGCGTTGGCCTCGGAGCCGCCGGTGGGCACGGCGACCACAGCGCCCGTGGGCGTTCCCGGCTCGAACACCGTCGATGCAGGTTCCACCGGCGGGGCGAGCTCCCAAGTGCGAGGCCCGGCGGGTCGCGGGGCAGGGAAGGGGGCCGCCGGTGCTGCTTGA
- a CDS encoding aminoglycoside phosphotransferase family protein, whose amino-acid sequence MPLTPLARAWLTVATRIPDARLRLAPLAGGTSTTMLAVAEGSAPPRFALRLLDNAEWLAEEPDLLEHEVAALTRAGTTGLPVPEVVAADPGGGAFGPAALLTTFLPGRVELCPDEPERWTWLLASTLARVHSVSAPGFPWRYRSWVKAGNVRVPGWTVRPRLWEAAAEAYSTHGPRLTTAGETTFVHRDYHPLNLLFTGTGAALAVSAVVDWVNACSGPAAADVSHCRMNLALLEGTEAADAFLRAYAAEVGGADYDPLWDLDAVFDMAAPIPAYYAPWGAFGAPDPGEAVVRERVEALLDRALERL is encoded by the coding sequence ATGCCCCTGACCCCACTCGCCCGAGCCTGGCTGACCGTCGCCACCCGCATACCGGACGCGCGTTTGCGACTCGCGCCCCTGGCCGGCGGCACCTCGACGACGATGTTGGCGGTGGCCGAAGGCTCGGCGCCCCCGAGGTTCGCCCTGCGCCTGCTCGACAACGCGGAGTGGCTAGCCGAGGAGCCCGACCTGCTCGAGCACGAGGTCGCGGCCCTGACCAGGGCGGGCACGACGGGCCTGCCGGTCCCGGAGGTCGTCGCGGCCGATCCGGGCGGCGGCGCCTTCGGCCCGGCCGCGCTCCTCACGACGTTCCTGCCGGGCAGGGTCGAGTTGTGCCCGGACGAGCCGGAGCGCTGGACGTGGCTGCTCGCCTCCACCCTCGCGCGGGTCCACTCGGTGAGTGCCCCAGGGTTCCCCTGGCGCTACCGGAGCTGGGTGAAGGCCGGGAACGTGCGCGTGCCTGGCTGGACGGTCAGACCGAGGCTGTGGGAGGCGGCGGCGGAAGCCTACTCCACGCACGGCCCGCGCCTGACCACCGCGGGCGAGACGACGTTCGTCCACCGCGACTACCACCCGCTGAACCTGCTGTTCACGGGCACGGGAGCCGCGCTGGCGGTCTCCGCCGTGGTGGACTGGGTGAACGCCTGCTCCGGCCCGGCCGCGGCCGACGTGTCGCACTGCCGCATGAACCTCGCCCTCTTGGAGGGTACGGAGGCGGCCGACGCCTTCCTGCGCGCCTACGCGGCCGAGGTCGGCGGCGCCGACTACGACCCGCTCTGGGATCTCGACGCCGTGTTCGATATGGCTGCTCCAATTCCCGCGTACTACGCGCCGTGGGGCGCGTTCGGGGCGCCGGACCCCGGTGAGGCGGTCGTGCGCGAACGCGTGGAGGCGCTGTTGGACCGGGCGCTCGAGCGCCTCTAG
- a CDS encoding DUF4143 domain-containing protein produces the protein MYLLHYQPAWATGYTKKVTRSPGTLLNDTGPAAHLINVDEARLRPDRKLLGRFLETFVVLELSKQLGWSEVRARLHHFRDYANVEVDAVLERPDGSVAGVEVKAAASVTAKDFAGLKALQTESGQRFARGVVVYLGENAVPFGEKLWALPMTALWGTGRA, from the coding sequence GTGTACCTCCTTCACTACCAACCAGCCTGGGCGACCGGCTACACGAAGAAGGTCACGCGCTCTCCCGGGACGTTGTTGAACGACACCGGACCGGCTGCCCATCTCATCAACGTAGATGAGGCGCGCCTGAGGCCCGACCGCAAGCTCCTTGGCCGGTTCCTGGAGACCTTCGTCGTCCTGGAGCTGAGCAAGCAACTGGGCTGGAGCGAGGTCCGCGCCCGCCTTCACCACTTCAGGGACTACGCGAACGTCGAGGTCGACGCCGTGCTCGAGCGCCCCGACGGCAGCGTCGCCGGGGTGGAGGTCAAGGCGGCGGCGAGCGTCACGGCCAAGGACTTCGCGGGGTTGAAAGCGCTCCAGACGGAGTCGGGCCAGCGGTTCGCGCGTGGCGTCGTCGTCTACCTCGGCGAGAACGCCGTCCCGTTCGGCGAGAAGCTCTGGGCGCTGCCGATGACCGCGCTCTGGGGAACCGGGAGGGCCTAG
- a CDS encoding RraA family protein, translating to MSDAAKQDWLDRYLGVSTGTVGHLTTSGFLDWEIAPLFRPLRFVGRALPVSCLPTDNAPLGEAVATATAGTVLVVARHGDRRHAPFGGLMARMAVAKGVVGVVIDGAATDLREIVELGLPVFARNLSALTTRRQGLPGTVGEPVMCGGVLVRQGDVVLGDDDGVVVVPAEDAEPLLRRAYRFEEWEHVMRAGLIAGLSPAEARARADAEVDRSVF from the coding sequence GTGTCAGACGCTGCCAAGCAAGACTGGCTAGACCGCTACCTCGGTGTCTCGACGGGCACCGTCGGCCACCTCACGACCTCGGGGTTCCTAGACTGGGAGATCGCGCCGCTCTTCCGGCCGCTGCGCTTCGTCGGTCGGGCCCTACCCGTCTCGTGCCTGCCGACCGACAACGCGCCCCTCGGCGAGGCCGTGGCCACGGCCACGGCCGGGACGGTGCTCGTCGTGGCGCGGCATGGCGACAGGCGCCACGCGCCGTTCGGCGGCCTCATGGCCCGCATGGCCGTCGCCAAGGGCGTCGTCGGTGTCGTCATCGACGGCGCTGCCACCGACCTGCGCGAGATCGTCGAGCTGGGGCTGCCCGTCTTCGCGCGCAACCTCTCCGCGCTCACGACCAGACGCCAGGGTCTGCCGGGCACGGTAGGCGAGCCCGTGATGTGCGGCGGCGTGCTCGTGCGCCAGGGCGACGTGGTGCTTGGCGACGACGACGGGGTCGTCGTAGTGCCGGCGGAGGACGCGGAGCCGCTCCTGCGGCGCGCCTACCGGTTCGAGGAGTGGGAGCACGTCATGCGCGCCGGCCTCATCGCCGGCCTCTCGCCGGCCGAGGCGCGGGCGCGGGCGGACGCCGAGGTGGACAGGAGCGTGTTCTAG
- a CDS encoding carbon-nitrogen hydrolase family protein: protein MIDTEPHAGPRKLTVALVQTDPGPDKAATVARAFEFVERAARAGAKLVTLPETFHYRGPNDGRRAAAEPIPGPLSESLSRLAAKLGIHLLAGSYNELPGAGEEDQRTHNTSLLFGPDGALLGKYRKIHLFDVTIGEKLVARESARNQPGDRAVVAQTAFGAVGMTVCYDLRFPELYRALALAGARLLTVPSNFAERTGRDHWEVLLRARAIENGAFVIAPATIGNGGTDFNAYGRSMIVDPWGTVVACAPDAEGITLATLDLSRVDAVRASLPSLQHLRPTAYAVKQF from the coding sequence ATGATCGACACGGAGCCGCACGCTGGGCCGCGGAAGTTGACCGTCGCCCTGGTCCAGACCGACCCTGGTCCAGACAAGGCGGCCACCGTGGCCCGCGCCTTCGAGTTCGTCGAGCGCGCCGCTCGGGCAGGCGCCAAACTCGTGACGCTCCCCGAGACGTTCCACTACCGTGGTCCCAACGACGGGCGGCGCGCCGCGGCCGAGCCCATCCCCGGCCCGCTCTCCGAGTCGCTGTCCAGGCTGGCGGCCAAGCTCGGCATCCACCTGCTGGCCGGCAGCTACAACGAGCTGCCTGGTGCAGGCGAGGAAGACCAGCGCACGCACAACACGAGCCTCCTGTTCGGGCCCGACGGGGCGCTGCTCGGCAAGTACCGGAAGATCCACCTCTTCGACGTCACGATCGGCGAGAAGCTCGTCGCGCGCGAGTCCGCCCGCAACCAGCCCGGCGACAGGGCCGTGGTGGCTCAGACGGCCTTCGGGGCGGTCGGCATGACGGTCTGCTACGACCTGCGCTTCCCGGAGCTCTACCGGGCGCTGGCGCTGGCCGGCGCGCGACTCCTCACCGTGCCGTCGAACTTCGCCGAGCGCACGGGCCGCGACCACTGGGAGGTCCTCCTGCGCGCCCGCGCCATCGAGAACGGCGCGTTCGTGATCGCCCCCGCCACGATCGGCAACGGCGGCACGGACTTCAACGCCTACGGCCGCTCCATGATCGTCGACCCTTGGGGCACCGTGGTGGCGTGTGCGCCGGACGCGGAAGGTATTACACTCGCCACACTCGACCTGAGTCGGGTGGACGCGGTACGCGCGTCCTTGCCGAGCCTGCAGCACCTTCGACCCACGGCGTACGCCGTGAAGCAGTTCTGA
- a CDS encoding ABC transporter substrate-binding protein — translation MALNPRKLLTVLVTAALALGASALGAGTARLATSLAPNTLQPAEATGLPDAAVIRMMFEGLVGFLDGELVDELASNWTANEDATSYTFQLREGVKFHDGTPLDAAAVKAYYDWVLDPNSSGARGRSQLSAISEIVVLGDHELRIDLKAPNGAFIYLLAVSNARIASPASLAEYGDDLGRHPVGTGPFKFVSWDEGQSVVVERNPDYWGEQAKVDRVEFVVVNNAATRVAMLQSGEVQFIEALPPQLVPVIDADPNLDVVSTKTNFLRILQLNTTKAPFDDVRVRQALNYAIDKDQLVNVAVAGLATVMTSPIPETTFGAAAQPPYTYDPEKARSLLAEAGYPNGFDVKVLTFTGDEYRTVGQVLQQMFAQVGVRMTLDQQERGALVDQIFKPVEENPTEAALVGASATTGDADLAITTSFVRASFPPASNNWSFYENDRVEELVAAGRATGDQAARAASYAEALSIIWQDAPWVFLYSPDSVAGRSASLSGVAYAPDNTVDARRAELR, via the coding sequence ATGGCGCTCAACCCCCGCAAGCTCCTGACCGTGCTCGTCACCGCGGCGCTGGCCCTTGGCGCCTCGGCCCTCGGCGCCGGCACCGCGCGCCTGGCGACGTCGCTGGCGCCCAACACGCTGCAACCGGCGGAGGCCACCGGCCTGCCGGACGCGGCCGTCATCCGCATGATGTTCGAAGGTCTCGTCGGCTTCCTCGACGGCGAGCTCGTCGACGAGCTGGCCTCCAACTGGACGGCGAACGAGGACGCCACCAGCTACACGTTCCAGCTGCGCGAGGGCGTGAAGTTCCACGACGGCACGCCGCTCGACGCGGCCGCCGTCAAGGCCTACTACGACTGGGTCCTCGACCCGAACAGCAGCGGCGCGCGCGGCCGCAGCCAGCTCTCGGCCATCTCAGAGATCGTCGTCCTCGGCGACCACGAGTTGCGCATCGACCTGAAGGCCCCGAACGGCGCTTTCATCTACCTCCTGGCCGTCAGCAACGCGCGCATCGCCAGCCCCGCCTCGCTCGCGGAGTACGGCGACGACCTCGGCCGGCACCCAGTCGGCACCGGCCCCTTCAAGTTCGTCTCCTGGGACGAGGGGCAGAGCGTCGTGGTCGAGCGCAACCCCGACTACTGGGGCGAGCAGGCCAAGGTCGACCGCGTCGAGTTCGTGGTGGTGAACAACGCCGCCACGCGCGTCGCCATGCTGCAGTCGGGCGAGGTGCAGTTCATCGAGGCCCTGCCGCCGCAGCTCGTGCCCGTCATCGACGCCGACCCGAACCTCGACGTCGTCAGCACCAAGACGAACTTCCTGCGCATCCTGCAGCTCAACACGACCAAGGCGCCGTTCGACGACGTGCGCGTGCGCCAGGCCCTCAACTACGCGATCGACAAGGACCAGCTCGTGAACGTGGCCGTCGCCGGCCTCGCCACCGTCATGACCTCGCCCATCCCCGAGACGACGTTCGGCGCCGCCGCACAGCCCCCGTACACGTACGACCCGGAGAAGGCGCGGTCGCTCCTCGCCGAGGCCGGCTACCCGAACGGCTTCGACGTCAAGGTCCTCACCTTCACGGGCGACGAGTACCGCACCGTCGGGCAGGTCCTCCAGCAGATGTTCGCGCAGGTGGGCGTCCGCATGACGCTCGACCAGCAGGAGCGCGGCGCGCTCGTCGACCAGATCTTCAAACCCGTCGAGGAGAACCCGACCGAGGCGGCCCTGGTGGGCGCCAGCGCGACCACGGGCGACGCCGACCTCGCCATCACCACCTCGTTCGTGCGCGCGTCGTTCCCGCCGGCCTCGAACAACTGGAGCTTCTACGAGAACGACAGGGTCGAGGAGCTGGTGGCCGCCGGCCGCGCGACGGGCGACCAGGCCGCGCGCGCCGCCAGCTACGCCGAGGCGCTCTCCATCATCTGGCAGGACGCCCCGTGGGTGTTCCTGTACAGCCCTGACTCCGTCGCGGGCCGGTCGGCGTCGTTGAGCGGCGTGGCGTACGCGCCGGACAACACCGTCGACGCCAGGCGCGCCGAGCTGCGTTGA